In one window of Helianthus annuus cultivar XRQ/B chromosome 17, HanXRQr2.0-SUNRISE, whole genome shotgun sequence DNA:
- the LOC110872070 gene encoding protein NLP7 codes for MSREVSCDLVGGSNHSGVLDTLKSRYPCAHEPLPAAATATPDDRRYLTSLWVFEDREVDEPESPLPPSFSNLMVDQSIIDPHMIKEKITSVLKVLKFREQHVLVQFWSPVTVQKRWLLTTWDQPFGLGWADEELYSYRKKSERFAVVADEEHTEKLGSPGRVYSHKLPEWSLDVQGQDTSNNVHGYINLPVFESSSDSCVGVLEIITSSSYVDFAFEVQEVSRALKNQNLKSPNVFEDPSLSIADERRRRELDEIFKVLKTVCDIHNLPLAQTWAPCGYSSYVANSENLEQSCSSFNRNCIGKVCISTVDLPFYVRDLNLWEFREVCRERHLDKSQGVVGRSLSSCGAWFCEDVTKLDEDDYPLVHIAHSSGLNSCLAIYLKSPESDAEHVIEFFLPAHSANETGLRRLMETFKQQIKNSSWMQLDIVSPPQVLGGVPFNWDFESPPSPLNLLTEKGEAPPPESENMENEPSNSAAGGTSQNKIEDFDIDSGKISRKRKRSDRMISYEEIKKLFGKTMDEAAAILNVSRSTLKRICRNHGIPRWPYKTGPYKSDADTFMKSDQTDVAVFTSEGTHTPPPVFGGGSNEPFGGTTYITQDPAVLTENAKHSSTHVPHQKELANVTFKATYRDDTIKFTYRLLDGLVKLEEEVATRFHLTIGSFRLRYKDEDGDMITIACDNDLKALGAFMQLTSTNMIKLSVQMVAVHSSSA; via the exons ATGAGCAGAGAAGTTTCATGCGATTTAGTGGGAGGTAGTAATCATTCAGGTGTTTTGGATACTTTGAAATCAAGATACCCTTGCGCTCATGAGCCTCTGCCTGCTGCTGCAACTGCAACACCGGATGACCGAAGATATTTGACATCTCTTTGGGTTTTCGAGGATCGAGAAGTGGATGAACCAGAATCCCCTCTACCCCCTA GCTTCTCTAATCTGATGGTCGATCAAAGTATCATCGACCCGCACATGATTAAGGAAAAAATCACATCTGTTCTCAAGGTCTTAAAATTTCGTGAGCAGCACGTGCTAGTTCAGTTTTGGTCACCTGTTACTGTCCAGAAGCGGTGGTTGCTAACGACTTGGGACCAACCTTTTGGTCTTGGTTGGGCTGATGAAGAGCTGTACTCATATAGAAAAAAGTCTGAGCGGTTTGCAGTTGTCGCAGACGAGGAACACACAGAAAAATTAGGTTCACCAGGTCGTGTTTATAGCCATAAGTTGCCAGAGTGGAGTTTGGATGTACAAGGTCAAGATACAAGCAACAATGTCCATGGATATATTAATTTACCTGTATTTGAATCTAGCAGTGATAGCTGTGTAGGCGTTCTTGAGATCATAACATCATCGAGTTATGTTGATTTTGCGTTTGAGGTTCAAGAAGTCTCAAGAGCACTAAAG AACCAGAATCTGAAGTCTCCAAACGTGTTTGAGGATCCAAGCTTAAGT ATTGCAGATGAAAGAAGGCGACGTGAACTGGATGAAATATTCAAAGTTTTAAAGACGGTTTGTGACATTCATAATTTACCtttagctcagacatgggctcctTGTGGATATAGTAGTTATGTGGCTAATTCAGAAAATCTAGAGCAGAGTTGTAGTAGTTTCAACAGAAACTGTATAGGGAAAGTCTGCATATCAACAGTCGATTTACCATTCTACGTTCGAGACTTGAACTTGTGGGAATTCCGTGAAGTCTGCAGAGAGAGACACCTGGACAAATCTCAAGGAGTTGTTGGGAGATCATTGTCATCCTGTGGTGCATGGTTCTGTGAAGACGTAACAAAACTTGACGAAGACGATTACCCTTTGGTTCACATTGCCCACTCGAGTGGGTTAAATAGCTGTTTAGCTATCTATCTCAAGAGTCCTGAATCAGATGCTGAACATGTCATAGAGTTCTTTTTACCAGCACATAGCGCAAACGAAACAGGCTTACGAAGGTTGATGGAAACATTTAAGCAGCAGATTAAGAACTCTTCTTGGATGCAGTTAGATATAGTATCGCCTCCCCAAGTTCTTGGAGGAGTTCCGTTTAATTGGGACTTTGAGTCTCCACCTTCTCCGTTGAACTTATTGACTGAAAAAGGAGAGGCACCGCCACCTGAATCAGAAAATATGGAAAATGAACCATCTAACTCTGCCGCAGGAGGAACAAGCCAGAACAAGATTGAAGATTTCGATATTGATTCAGGAAAGATAAGTAGAAAAAGGaagagatcggatagaatgattAGTTATGAGGAAATAAAGAAACTTTTTGGAAAGACAATGGATGAAGCCGCAGCTATCCTTAATG TTAGCAGATCTACGTTGAAGCGTATTTGCAGGAATCATGGTATACCAAGGTGGCCATACAAGACCGGTCCTTATAAGAGTGATGCCGATACCTTTATGAAGTCAGATCAAACAGATGTAGCTGTCTTTACATCTGAAGGAACACATACCCCACCTCCAGTTTTTGGGGGCGGGTCCAATGAACCGTTTGGTGGTACAACATATATAACTCAAGACCCTGCTGTTCTTACCGAAAATGCTAAGCATAGTTCCACACATGTACCCCACCAGAAGGAACTAGCAAATGTGACGTTTAAGGCAACATATAGAGACGATACTATTAAGTTTACATATCGCCTTTTAGATGGATTGGTAAAGCTGGAGGAGGAGGTTGCAACGCGGTTTCATCTCACAATTGGAAGCTTTAGACTAAGATATAAGGATGAAGATGGCGATATGATAACGATTGCTTGTGACAATGACTTGAAGGCATTGGGCGCTTTTATGCAACTAACTTCTACTAACATGATTAAACTATCTGTACAAATGGTTGCCGTTCATAGCTCTAGtgcttag